A section of the Thauera chlorobenzoica genome encodes:
- the glcE gene encoding glycolate oxidase subunit GlcE — MTAIEHEWAERVRAAVADKRALCLRAGGTKDFYGRAPAGERFDLRANAGVVSYEPTELVVTVRGGTPLAELEALLAGQNQFLACEPPHFGAAATVGGAVAAGLAGPRRASAGAVRDFVLGVKILDGRGEVLNFGGRVMKNVAGYDLSRLIAGSLGTLGILLEVSLKVLPRPVAERTLRFALDEADALARINEWGGQPLPLSASWWCEGGLHLRLSGAEAAVRAAAGRLGGETVDAAAAAALWQDVREQRAGPFRLAAGETLWRLALPSTAPALALPGRQLIEWGGGLRWLAGTPEPAAVHARAAALGGHATCFRGGDRGGAVFQPLSAPLAVIHRRLKHAFDPAGVFNPGRFYEDF; from the coding sequence ATGACAGCCATCGAGCACGAATGGGCCGAGCGCGTGCGCGCGGCGGTGGCGGACAAGCGGGCGCTGTGCCTGCGCGCAGGCGGTACCAAGGATTTCTACGGACGGGCGCCGGCCGGCGAACGTTTCGATCTGCGCGCCAACGCCGGGGTGGTGAGCTACGAGCCCACCGAACTGGTGGTGACGGTGCGCGGCGGCACGCCGCTGGCCGAGCTCGAGGCCTTGCTCGCCGGGCAGAACCAGTTCCTCGCCTGCGAGCCGCCGCACTTCGGTGCCGCGGCCACGGTGGGAGGGGCGGTCGCCGCCGGCCTGGCCGGCCCGCGGCGGGCGAGCGCGGGTGCGGTACGCGACTTCGTGCTCGGGGTGAAGATCCTCGACGGGCGCGGCGAGGTGCTGAACTTCGGTGGCCGGGTGATGAAGAACGTCGCCGGCTACGATCTGTCGCGCCTGATCGCGGGCAGCCTGGGCACCCTGGGCATCCTCCTCGAGGTGTCGCTGAAAGTGCTGCCGCGGCCCGTCGCCGAGCGCACGCTGCGCTTCGCGCTCGACGAAGCCGATGCGCTCGCGCGCATCAACGAGTGGGGCGGGCAGCCGCTGCCGCTGTCGGCCAGCTGGTGGTGCGAGGGCGGGCTGCACCTGCGCCTGTCGGGGGCGGAGGCTGCGGTGCGGGCTGCGGCCGGCCGCCTCGGCGGTGAAACCGTCGACGCGGCCGCGGCTGCGGCGTTGTGGCAGGACGTGCGCGAGCAGCGCGCCGGGCCTTTTCGGCTCGCCGCCGGTGAGACCCTGTGGCGGCTGGCCCTGCCGAGCACCGCGCCCGCGCTGGCGCTGCCTGGGCGCCAGCTGATCGAATGGGGCGGCGGTCTGCGCTGGCTCGCCGGCACGCCCGAGCCCGCCGCGGTGCATGCGCGTGCCGCGGCGCTCGGCGGCCATGCCACGTGCTTTCGCGGCGGCGACCGTGGCGGCGCGGTGTTCCAGCCGCTGTCCGCCCCGCTGGCGGTGATCCACCGCCGCCTCAAGCACGCTTTCGACCCTGCCGGGGTGTTCAACCCCGGTCGCTTCTACGAGGATTTCTGA
- the glcF gene encoding glycolate oxidase subunit GlcF, whose protein sequence is MQTRLADFIRDTADGREADAILRKCVHCGFCTATCPTYQLLGDELDGPRGRIYLVKQLLEGAEVTERTRLHLDRCLTCRACETTCPSGVHYSRLLDIGRRLVDERVPRRGTDALLRLALREFVPRPKLFGLAMKAGQAVRPLLPKTLQDKVPRLRPAGPRPTPRHVRRVLALAGCVQPAMAPSINAAAARVLDALGVSMVEAAGAGCCGAVRFHLDDHDGARADARRNIDAWWPAIEGGGVEAVVTTASGCGVQVKDYAHLLQQDGAYAAKALRVSALARDIGEVVAAEAPALQAALGARVQPKRVLAWHAPCTLQHGLRIRGTVEALLAAAGFELTPVRDAHLCCGSAGTYSLLQPELAARLRTNKLDALEAGGAGLIASANIGCISHLQAGTGTPVQHWIELIDARLNGRPD, encoded by the coding sequence ATGCAGACCCGGCTTGCCGACTTCATCCGCGACACCGCGGACGGCCGCGAGGCCGACGCGATCCTGCGCAAGTGCGTGCATTGCGGCTTTTGCACCGCGACCTGCCCGACCTACCAGTTGCTCGGCGACGAGCTCGACGGTCCGCGCGGGCGCATCTACCTGGTCAAGCAGCTGCTCGAAGGCGCCGAGGTCACCGAGCGCACCCGGCTCCATCTCGACCGCTGCCTGACCTGTCGCGCCTGCGAGACCACTTGCCCCTCGGGCGTGCACTACAGCCGCTTGCTCGACATTGGCCGCCGCCTCGTCGATGAACGGGTGCCGCGCCGTGGCACTGATGCGCTGCTGCGCCTCGCCCTGCGCGAGTTCGTGCCGCGGCCGAAGCTGTTCGGGCTGGCGATGAAGGCCGGCCAGGCCGTGCGCCCGCTGCTGCCGAAAACGCTGCAGGACAAGGTCCCGCGCCTGCGTCCGGCGGGTCCTCGGCCGACGCCGCGCCACGTGCGCCGGGTGCTCGCGCTCGCCGGCTGCGTGCAGCCGGCGATGGCACCGTCGATCAACGCCGCGGCGGCGCGCGTGCTCGATGCGCTGGGAGTCTCGATGGTGGAAGCGGCCGGTGCCGGGTGCTGCGGCGCGGTGCGTTTCCATCTCGACGACCACGACGGCGCGCGCGCCGATGCAAGACGCAACATCGACGCCTGGTGGCCGGCGATCGAGGGCGGCGGGGTCGAAGCCGTCGTCACCACCGCCTCGGGCTGCGGCGTGCAGGTGAAGGATTACGCCCACCTGCTGCAACAGGACGGCGCGTACGCCGCCAAGGCGCTGCGGGTGAGCGCGCTGGCGCGCGACATCGGCGAAGTGGTGGCAGCCGAGGCGCCCGCGCTGCAGGCGGCGCTCGGTGCCCGCGTGCAGCCGAAACGCGTGCTCGCCTGGCATGCACCGTGCACCCTGCAGCATGGCCTGCGCATCCGCGGCACGGTGGAGGCCCTGCTCGCCGCGGCCGGATTCGAGCTCACTCCGGTGCGCGACGCCCACCTGTGCTGCGGTTCTGCCGGCACGTACTCGCTGCTCCAGCCCGAGCTCGCCGCGCGCCTGCGCACGAACAAGCTCGACGCGCTGGAGGCCGGCGGCGCCGGCCTGATCGCCTCGGCCAACATCGGCTGCATCAGCCACCTGCAGGCCGGGACCGGGACTCCGGTGCAGCACTGGATCGAGCTGATCGATGCGCGCCTGAACGGCCGGCCGGATTGA
- a CDS encoding PP2C family protein-serine/threonine phosphatase, producing the protein MPFSAETCVALHGGDRAEQQDRVGLFPHPKRSGMLLAVLADGMGGHSGGAMAAEQVLIRARQNFETYAPRYETPDSLLASVIDEAHLVIKLTRFTSEQDPHSTAVVFLLQQGKAYWAHCGDSRLYHFRGPSLLSRSADHSLVGELQRKGRLDAADALWHPRRNVLLSCLGSERAPRIEQGREETPLAGDVFLLCSDGLWAYFSDAELGATLHELPPRAAAERLIGLARERARGSGDNLSLAIIKLVSLPSPAPVPTARG; encoded by the coding sequence ATGCCATTCAGTGCCGAAACCTGTGTCGCCCTGCACGGCGGCGACCGCGCGGAGCAGCAGGATCGCGTCGGCCTTTTTCCCCATCCGAAACGCTCGGGTATGCTGCTGGCCGTGCTCGCCGACGGGATGGGCGGCCATAGCGGCGGGGCGATGGCCGCCGAGCAGGTGCTGATCCGTGCCCGGCAGAATTTCGAAACCTACGCGCCGCGGTACGAGACGCCCGACAGCCTTCTTGCCAGCGTCATCGACGAGGCCCACCTCGTGATCAAGCTGACCCGCTTCACCAGCGAGCAGGACCCGCACAGCACCGCGGTGGTGTTCCTGCTGCAGCAGGGCAAGGCCTACTGGGCGCATTGCGGCGATTCGCGCCTGTACCACTTCCGCGGCCCGTCCCTGCTGTCGCGCAGCGCCGACCATTCGCTGGTCGGCGAGCTGCAGCGCAAGGGGCGGCTGGACGCTGCCGATGCACTCTGGCATCCGCGGCGCAACGTGCTGCTGTCCTGCCTGGGCAGCGAGCGGGCGCCACGGATCGAGCAGGGGCGCGAAGAAACGCCGCTCGCGGGGGATGTGTTCCTGCTGTGCTCGGACGGGTTGTGGGCCTACTTCAGCGACGCCGAGCTGGGCGCCACCCTGCACGAGTTGCCGCCCCGCGCCGCCGCCGAGCGTCTGATCGGCCTGGCGCGCGAGCGCGCGCGTGGGAGCGGCGATAACCTCTCGCTGGCGATCATCAAGCTCGTTTCGCTGCCCTCGCCTGCGCCGGTGCCGACGGCCAGGGGCTGA
- a CDS encoding NAD(P) transhydrogenase subunit alpha — translation MPLVIGVLAETHPGERRLSVVPDVVKKYQGLGARVVMQKGAGLPAHFRDADFAEVALVERADEVCAEADVVFCVQPPAPATLAALKPGSVLLGLLQPWASAERARQLAEGQVTAFALELLPRISRAQSMDALSSQGAVAGYECALIAADHSPKFFPMLTYAAGTIRPAKVLVIGAGVAGLQAIATARRIGAMVEAYDVRPETREQVESLGAKFIDTGVAAAGSGGYARELTDEEKAKQAERLARAVAQCDALITTAALPGRPAPRIIGADMIARMKPGAVVVDMAADTGGNVEGTVAGDKVWINDVLVIGPTHIPSRMPVHASEMLAKNLFNFISPFIRDGALALDWEDEVISGSCLTHAGEIRHPGVKQALGL, via the coding sequence ATGCCCCTGGTCATCGGAGTGCTAGCGGAAACCCATCCCGGCGAGCGACGCCTGTCCGTCGTGCCGGATGTGGTCAAGAAGTATCAGGGCCTTGGCGCCCGGGTGGTGATGCAGAAGGGCGCGGGCCTGCCCGCGCACTTCCGCGATGCCGATTTTGCCGAGGTGGCCCTGGTCGAGCGTGCCGACGAGGTCTGTGCCGAGGCCGACGTGGTGTTCTGCGTGCAGCCGCCGGCGCCCGCCACGCTCGCCGCGCTCAAGCCGGGCAGCGTGCTGCTCGGCCTGCTGCAGCCGTGGGCGAGCGCCGAGCGCGCCCGCCAGCTCGCCGAAGGCCAGGTCACCGCGTTTGCGCTCGAACTGCTGCCGCGCATCTCGCGCGCGCAGAGCATGGACGCGCTGTCGAGCCAGGGCGCGGTGGCAGGCTATGAATGCGCATTGATCGCCGCCGACCACAGCCCGAAGTTCTTCCCGATGCTGACCTACGCCGCCGGCACCATCCGCCCGGCCAAGGTGCTGGTGATCGGCGCCGGCGTCGCCGGCCTGCAGGCGATCGCCACCGCGCGCCGGATCGGGGCGATGGTCGAGGCCTACGACGTGCGCCCGGAGACGCGCGAGCAGGTCGAGTCGCTCGGCGCCAAGTTCATCGACACCGGCGTCGCCGCGGCGGGCAGCGGCGGCTACGCGCGCGAGCTGACCGACGAGGAGAAGGCGAAGCAGGCCGAACGCCTGGCCAGGGCGGTGGCGCAGTGCGACGCGCTGATCACCACCGCGGCGCTGCCCGGGCGGCCGGCGCCGCGCATCATCGGCGCGGACATGATCGCGCGCATGAAGCCCGGTGCGGTGGTCGTCGATATGGCGGCCGACACCGGCGGCAACGTCGAAGGCACGGTGGCCGGCGACAAGGTGTGGATCAACGACGTGCTCGTGATCGGCCCCACCCACATTCCCAGCCGCATGCCGGTGCATGCGTCGGAGATGCTCGCCAAGAACCTGTTCAACTTCATTTCGCCCTTCATCCGCGACGGCGCGCTGGCGCTCGACTGGGAAGACGAAGTGATTTCCGGCAGCTGCCTCACCCACGCCGGCGAAATCCGCCACCCCGGGGTGAAGCAGGCGCTCGGCCTGTAA
- a CDS encoding NAD(P) transhydrogenase subunit alpha yields MDGFTALYIFMLAAFTGYEVISRVPVILHTPLMSGSNFVHGVVLIGAMVALGHADPEDPVQLAIGFVAVFLGAANAAGGYIVTERMLGMFKAGGRKQGGAQ; encoded by the coding sequence ATGGATGGCTTTACCGCACTGTACATTTTCATGCTGGCCGCATTCACCGGGTACGAGGTGATCTCGCGCGTGCCGGTGATCCTGCATACGCCGCTGATGTCGGGCTCGAATTTCGTGCACGGCGTGGTGCTGATCGGGGCGATGGTCGCGCTCGGCCATGCCGATCCGGAAGACCCGGTGCAACTGGCGATCGGTTTCGTCGCCGTATTCCTGGGCGCGGCCAATGCCGCGGGCGGTTACATCGTCACCGAACGGATGCTGGGCATGTTCAAGGCCGGCGGCCGCAAGCAAGGAGGCGCGCAATGA
- a CDS encoding NAD(P)(+) transhydrogenase (Re/Si-specific) subunit beta encodes MTSNWFVNMAYFVVAVVFILGLKAMASPVSARRGIVWAGFAMVGATVVTFFTPGLHNVGLMVLAIVLGGGVAWYSGKIVKMTDMPQMVAIYNGMGGGAAAGIAAIELVRGVPHDGVTSTLLALGAIIGAVAFSGSCVAFAKLQGLMTKAIRLRAQNNVNFFLTLATFGVGLTVAYADAPGGFEIFLFFALALALGVVLVMPIGGADMPVVISLLNAFTGLAVGFKGFVIGNPALIVAGIVVGASGMLLTQLMAKAMNRPIRNIIFTPLTGAAAEGGEAVEGTMRELSAMDAAALMRYGQKVIIVPGYGMAVAGAQHKVWEMAQLLEEGGVEVSFAIHPVAGRMPGHMNVLLAEAGVPYDKIFDLEEINADFAQADVALVIGANDVVNPVARTDKSSPIYGMPILNADLAQNVIVVKRGKGAGYSGIENALFYKDNCRMLYGSAQEAIGQVIQHVKALEV; translated from the coding sequence ATGACGTCGAACTGGTTCGTGAACATGGCGTATTTCGTCGTCGCGGTGGTGTTCATCCTCGGCCTCAAGGCGATGGCTTCGCCGGTGAGCGCGCGCCGCGGCATCGTGTGGGCGGGCTTCGCCATGGTCGGCGCCACGGTGGTGACCTTCTTCACCCCGGGGCTGCACAACGTCGGCCTGATGGTGCTGGCGATCGTGCTCGGCGGTGGGGTCGCCTGGTACAGCGGCAAGATCGTCAAGATGACCGACATGCCGCAGATGGTGGCGATCTACAACGGCATGGGCGGCGGCGCCGCGGCGGGGATCGCCGCGATCGAGCTGGTGCGCGGCGTGCCTCACGACGGCGTCACCTCCACGCTGCTGGCGCTGGGCGCGATCATCGGTGCGGTGGCCTTCTCCGGTTCGTGCGTGGCGTTCGCCAAGCTGCAGGGCCTGATGACCAAGGCGATCCGCCTGCGAGCGCAGAACAACGTCAATTTCTTCCTCACCCTGGCGACATTTGGGGTGGGCCTCACCGTGGCCTACGCCGACGCCCCGGGCGGCTTCGAGATCTTCCTCTTCTTCGCCCTTGCGCTGGCGCTGGGGGTGGTGCTGGTGATGCCGATCGGCGGTGCCGACATGCCGGTGGTGATCTCGCTCTTGAACGCCTTCACCGGCCTGGCGGTGGGCTTCAAGGGCTTCGTCATCGGCAACCCGGCGCTGATCGTGGCCGGCATCGTCGTCGGCGCCTCGGGCATGCTGCTGACCCAGCTGATGGCGAAGGCGATGAACCGGCCGATCCGGAACATCATCTTCACCCCGCTCACTGGCGCCGCGGCCGAAGGCGGCGAGGCGGTCGAGGGCACGATGCGCGAGCTCTCCGCGATGGATGCGGCGGCGCTGATGCGCTACGGCCAGAAGGTGATCATCGTGCCCGGCTACGGCATGGCGGTGGCCGGCGCCCAGCACAAGGTGTGGGAGATGGCGCAGCTGCTCGAGGAGGGGGGGGTCGAGGTGAGCTTCGCGATCCACCCGGTCGCCGGCCGCATGCCCGGCCACATGAACGTGCTGCTCGCCGAAGCCGGAGTGCCCTACGACAAGATCTTCGATCTGGAGGAGATCAACGCCGACTTCGCCCAGGCCGACGTGGCGCTGGTGATCGGCGCCAACGACGTGGTGAACCCGGTGGCGCGCACCGACAAGTCGAGCCCGATCTACGGCATGCCGATCCTCAACGCCGACCTCGCGCAGAATGTCATCGTGGTCAAGCGCGGCAAGGGCGCGGGCTACTCGGGGATCGAGAACGCGCTGTTCTACAAGGACAACTGCCGCATGCTGTACGGCAGCGCGCAGGAGGCGATCGGACAGGTGATCCAGCACGTCAAGGCGCTGGAGGTCTGA
- a CDS encoding DEAD/DEAH box helicase, translating into MSFADLGLIPELLQAVADAGYTEPTPIQRQAIPTVIAGHDVMGGAQTGTGKTAGFTLPLLHRIARHASTSTSPARHQTRALILAPTRELAMQVYESVKTYSKHLPLRSVCVYGGVDIRPQQMELRRGIEVVIATPGRLLDHIEQKSINLSQVEVLVLDEADRMLDMGFIPDIKRILALLPAQRQSLLFSATFSDEIKKLADQMLKNPQLIEVARRNMVSETITHVVHPVSSGMKRNLLAHLLRHKPDTQALVFVDTKIVCGRLAHFLERSGISADAIHGDKSQQQRTETLEAFKSGRLRVLVATDVAARGLDIDELPFVINFELPHTAEDYVHRIGRTGRAGHQGNAISLVSSEEKHWLAEIQKLIKFEIPQEVVPGFDPEPEFFEAGSRSQRSRRPPPEREAGERPRPARSAPRERDVPGSRESARSTPRRNRPTIAADGFDFSKPYQPVNAVIATQLPPGTASPDQPDPLRRSQRPIAVLLGGLGRK; encoded by the coding sequence ATGAGCTTCGCCGATCTCGGCCTGATTCCCGAACTGCTGCAAGCCGTCGCCGACGCCGGCTACACCGAGCCGACGCCGATCCAGCGCCAGGCCATTCCCACCGTCATCGCCGGCCACGACGTCATGGGCGGCGCGCAGACCGGCACCGGCAAGACCGCCGGTTTCACCCTGCCGCTGCTGCACCGCATCGCCCGCCACGCCAGCACCAGCACATCGCCGGCACGCCACCAGACGCGCGCGCTGATCCTCGCGCCCACGCGCGAACTGGCGATGCAGGTGTACGAGTCGGTCAAGACCTACAGCAAGCACCTGCCGCTGCGCTCGGTGTGCGTCTATGGCGGCGTCGACATCCGGCCGCAGCAGATGGAGCTGCGCCGCGGCATCGAAGTGGTGATCGCCACGCCGGGGCGGCTGCTGGATCACATCGAACAGAAGTCGATCAACCTGTCCCAGGTCGAAGTGCTGGTGCTCGACGAAGCCGACCGCATGCTCGACATGGGCTTCATTCCCGACATCAAGCGCATCCTCGCGTTGCTCCCGGCCCAGCGCCAGAGCCTGCTGTTCTCGGCGACCTTCTCGGACGAGATCAAGAAGCTCGCCGACCAGATGCTGAAGAACCCGCAGCTGATCGAGGTCGCACGCCGCAACATGGTGTCGGAGACGATCACCCACGTCGTGCATCCGGTGTCCTCGGGCATGAAGCGCAACCTGCTCGCCCACCTGCTGCGGCACAAGCCCGACACCCAGGCGCTGGTCTTCGTCGACACCAAGATCGTCTGCGGACGCCTGGCCCACTTCCTCGAGCGCAGCGGCATCTCGGCCGACGCCATCCACGGCGACAAGAGCCAGCAGCAGCGCACCGAAACGCTCGAGGCCTTCAAGAGCGGCAGGCTGCGCGTGCTGGTCGCCACCGACGTCGCCGCGCGCGGCCTCGACATCGACGAGTTGCCCTTCGTCATCAACTTCGAGCTGCCGCACACCGCCGAAGACTACGTGCACCGCATCGGCCGCACCGGCCGCGCCGGCCACCAGGGCAATGCGATCTCGCTCGTCAGCTCGGAGGAAAAGCACTGGCTGGCCGAAATCCAGAAGCTGATCAAGTTCGAGATTCCGCAGGAGGTCGTGCCCGGCTTCGACCCGGAGCCCGAATTCTTCGAGGCCGGCAGCCGCAGCCAGCGCTCGCGCCGCCCGCCGCCCGAGCGCGAGGCCGGCGAACGCCCGCGCCCCGCACGCAGCGCCCCCCGTGAACGCGACGTCCCCGGCTCCCGCGAAAGTGCGCGCAGCACCCCGCGCCGCAACCGCCCGACGATCGCCGCCGACGGCTTCGATTTCAGCAAGCCCTATCAGCCGGTCAACGCTGTCATTGCCACGCAACTCCCGCCCGGCACGGCCTCCCCGGACCAGCCGGACCCGCTGCGCCGCAGCCAGCGCCCGATCGCTGTATTGCTCGGCGGCCTCGGGCGCAAGTAG